A DNA window from Theobroma cacao cultivar B97-61/B2 chromosome 5, Criollo_cocoa_genome_V2, whole genome shotgun sequence contains the following coding sequences:
- the LOC18600216 gene encoding probable aldo-keto reductase 1 — translation MAEEQQRIQIPRVKLGNQGLEVSKLGFGCAGLSGAYSDPLPDDVGITIIKHAFDRGITFFDTSDFYGPKTNEILVGKALKQLPREKVQLATKFGIAKIDATGVIVNGTPEYVRASVEASLKRLDVEYIDLYYQHRVDTSTPIEDTMGELKKLVEEGKIKYIGLSEASPETIKRAHAVHPITAVQMEWSLWTRDIEEGIVPLCRQLGIGIVPYSPLGHGFFGGKAVDESVPADSFMRLLPRFQGENFDRNKILYLKVKKLAEKHGCTTAQLALAWVLHQGDDVVPIPGTTKTKNLDGNIDSLRVKLTEEDLQEICDVIPMNEVAGALMPDGLSHLTWKFANTPPKDSKIST, via the exons GTTTCCAAGTTAGGGTTTGGCTGTGCGGGACTTTCTGGAGCCTACAGTGATCCTCTCCCTGATGATGTTGGTATAACGATCATCAAGCACGCTTTCGATAGAGGAATCACTTTCTTCGATACATCAGATTTCTATGGACCCAAAACTAATGAAATACTGGTTGGAAAG GCATTGAAGCAGCTACCGCGAGAGAAGGTGCAGTTAGCCACAAAATTTGGTATTGCGAAAATCGATGCTACTGGTGTCATAGTAAACGGTACTCCTGAATATGTCCGGGCCTCTGTTGAGGCTAGCCTGAAGCGCCTTGATGTGGAATACATTGATCTCTACTATCAGCACAGGGTCGACACCTCCACTCCAATAGAGGATACT ATGGGTGAACTCAAGAAGTTGGTGGAAGAAGGGAAAATAAAGTACATTGGTTTATCTGAAGCTAGCCCCGAAACTATAAAGAGAGCACATGCGGTTCATCCCATAACTGCTGTACAAATGGAGTGGTCGCTCTGGACTCGTGACATTGAGGAAGGAATAGTCCCCCTTTGCAG GCAACTCGGAATTGGGATTGTTCCATACAGCCCTCTTGGTCATGGTTTCTTTGGTGGCAAAGCAGTTGATGAAAGTGTGCCTGCTGATAGTTTTATG AGATTGCTCCCAAGGTTTCAAGGAGAAAACTTTGACAGAAACAAGATCTTATATCTGAAAGTAAAGAAGTTGGCTGAGAAGCATGGATGTACCACTGCACAACTTGCACTTGCCTGGGTTCTTCATCAAGGAGATGATGTAGTACCCATTCCTG GAACAACAAAGACAAAAAATCTGGATGGCAACATTGATTCACTGAGGGTGAAGCTCACAGAAGAAGATTTACAAGAGATTTGTGATGTGATCCCCATGAATGAGGTAGCAGGCGCTCTTATGCCAGATGGTTTAAGTCATCTCACGTGGAAGTTTGCTAACACACCACCAAAGGATAGCAAGATTTCAACTTAA
- the LOC18600217 gene encoding probable aldo-keto reductase 1 encodes MVEEQQRIQIPRMKLGNQGLDVSKLGFGCAGLSGAYNDPLPDDAGISIIKHAFDRGITFFDTSDIYGPETNEILVGKALKQLPREKVQLATKFGITKMDTTGVMVNGTPEYVRASVEASMKRLDVEYIDLYYQHRVDTTTPIEDTMGELKKLVEEGKIKYIGLSGASPETIKRAHVVHPITAVQMEWSLWTRDIEEEIVPICRQLRIGIVPYSPLGRGFFGGRAVEESVPANRFLAIFPRFQGENLARNKILYLKVKKLAEKHGCTTAQLALAWVLHQGDDVAPIPGTTKIKNLDSNIDSLRVKLTEENLKEICDVIPINEVAGTLLPDSLSHLSWKFANTPSKESKIST; translated from the exons atggTTGAGGAGCAGCAGAGAATTCAGATTCCTAGAATGAAACTGGGAAATCAAGGACTTGAT GTTTCCAAGTTGGGGTTTGGCTGTGCGGGACTTTCTGGAGCCTACAATGATCCTCTCCCTGATGATGCTGGCATATCGATCATCAAGCATGCTTTTGATAGAGGAATCACTTTCTTCGATACATCAGATATCTATGGGCCCGAAACTAATGAAATACTGGTTGGAAAG GCACTGAAGCAGCTACCACGAGAGAAGGTGCAGTTAGCCACAAAATTTGGTATTACAAAAATGGATACTACTGGTGTCATGGTAAATGGTACTCCTGAATATGTTCGCGCCTCTGTTGAGGCTAGCATGAAGCGCCTTGATGTGGAATACATTGATCTCTACTATCAGCACAGGGTCGACACCACCACTCCTATAGAGGATACT ATGGGTGAACTCAAGAAGTTGGTGGAAGAAGGGAAAATAAAGTACATTGGTTTATCTGGAGCTAGCCCTGAAACTATAAAGAGAGCACATGTGGTTCATCCTATAACTGCTGTACAAATGGAGTGGTCGCTCTGGACTCGTGACATTGAGGAAGAAATAGTCCCCATTTGCAG GCAACTCAGAATTGGGATTGTTCCATACAGCCCTCTTGGTCGTGGTTTCTTTGGTGGCAGAGCAGTTGAGGAAAGTGTGCCTGCAAATAGGTTTCTG GCAATTTTCCCAAGGTTTCAAGGAGAAAACTTGGCCAGAAACAAGATCTTATATCTGAAAGTAAAGAAGTTGGCTGAGAAGCATGGATGTACCACTGCACAACTTGCACTTGCCTGGGTTCTTCATCAAGGAGATGATGTAGCACCTATTCCTG GAACAACCAAGATCAAAAATCTTGATAGCAACATTGATTCACTGAGGGTGAAGCTCACAGAAGAAAATTTAAAGGAGATTTGTGATGTGATCCCCATAAATGAGGTAGCAGGCACTCTTTTGCCGGACAGTTTAAGTCATCTTTCATGGAAGTTTGCTAACACACCATCAAAAGAGAGCAAGATTTCAACTTAA
- the LOC18600218 gene encoding probable aldo-keto reductase 1, with amino-acid sequence MAQQENLFQIPRVKLGSQGLEVSKLGFGCMGLTGVYNSPLSEEEVISIIKDAFAKGITFFDTADAYAAHTNEVLVGKALKQLPREKIQVATKFGIVAMQATGMIVNGSPEYVRSCCEGSLKRLDVDYIDLYYQHRVDTSVPIEETMGELKKLVEEGKIKYIGLSECSPDTIRRAHAVHPITAIQMEWSLWTRDIEDEIVPLCRELGIGIVPYSPLGRGFFCGRAVVESLPAGTFLASHPRFRGENLDKNKNIYTRIEELAKKRQCSPAQLALAWVLQQGDDVVPIPGTTKIKNLDHNIGSLTVKLTAEDLKEISDAVPIDEVAGDRNYDSMRKASWKFANTPPKDFGVSA; translated from the exons ATGGCACAACAAGAAAACTTGTTCCAAATTCCAAGAGTGAAACTGGGCAGCCAGGGACTTGAG GTGTCGAAATTGGGTTTTGGATGTATGGGTCTAACAGGAGTCTACAACTCTCCTCTCTCTGAGGAGGAAGTTATCTCAATCATAAAAGATGCCTTTGCTAAGGGAATCACTTTCTTTGATACAGCTGATGCGTATGCAGCTCATACCAATGAAGTTTTGGTGGGGAAG GCCTTGAAGCAGTTACCAAGAGAAAAAATTCAAGTGGCCACAAAGTTTGGCATTGTAGCAATGCAAGCTACTGGTATGATTGTGAATGGTAGCCCTGAGTATGTCCGCTCATGTTGTGAGGGTAGCTTGAAGCGCCTTGATGTGGATTACATTGATCTCTATTATCAGCATCGAGTGGACACATCAGTACCTATAGAAGAAACT ATGGGTGAACTGAAGAAACTGGTTGAAGAGGGAAAAATCAAGTACATTGGATTATCTGAATGCAGTCCAGACACAATAAGGAGAGCACATGCAGTTCATCCCATCACAGCTATCCAAATGGAGTGGTCCCTCTGGACTCGTGATATTGAGGATGAGATAGTCCCACTTTGCAG GGAGCTTGGTATTGGAATAGTTCCATATAGTCCCCTTGGCCGTGGCTTCTTTTGTGGCAGAGCAGTAGTGGAAAGTTTACCTGCAGGCACCTTCTTG GCTTCACATCCCCGATTTCGAGGAGAAAACTTGGACAAGAACAAGAACATTTACACTCGAATAGAAGAGCTAGCCAAGAAGCGACAATGCTCTCCTGCTCAACTGGCACTGGCATGGGTTCTCCAACAAGGGGATGATGTTGTACCTATTCCTG GAACAACTAAGATTAAGAACTTGGATCACAACATTGGCTCCTTGACAGTGAAACTCACAGCAGAGGACCTGAAAGAAATTTCTGATGCTGTGCCCATTGATGAGGTAGCAGGCGATAGAAACTATGATAGCATGAGGAAAGCATCATGGAAGTTTGCAAACACACCACCAAAAGATTTTGGGGTCTCAGCTTAA
- the LOC18600219 gene encoding protein ECERIFERUM 26-like has translation MSEQSSRVNVHSKLTAVSSKPVEPGKTHLLTPLDQAMGQHSLHLVFYYEKNPFGSFDLDPIRVSLSETLSLYPTVTGRLTRGESGNWEVKCNDSGVRVLRAKVSVGIDEWLRYGNGMEERDLAAWEDMPENPNTWSPFRIQVTELEGGGVAIGLNCSHMNADLTSLVLFFKTWTEAHRQQAIVYPPVFSSALHGRAVPVSDSKSAEHYVAKSFVEAPSVKMASTAFKFSNSVIKKCLSEIHVTCPDATPFDLLAALFWIPVARLNGSKHDHTHSISICIDFRRLLKEPLSYGYFGNALHFSVLSLGEKDLIPGELGHVAEAVHGHIAGMKEEEILSVMDWLESRKGEGGKYAQPFRMYGPELTCVSMEHMINGDQSLMYATMFEDNVRPAHVACHVGNVEGEGLIMVMPSPEGALARTVMVTLPEEEIAKLCEDEAILRLEPTMLLSGGL, from the exons ATGAGTGAGCAAAGTAGCAGGGTTAACGTGCACTCCAAGTTAACGGCAGTGTCTAGCAAGCCAGTGGAGCCAGGGAAGACTCACCTGTTAACTCCATTGGACCAAGCCATGGGGCAGCACAGTTTGCACCTGGTCTTTTACTATGAGAAAAATCCATTCGGATCATTTGACTTGGATCCGATAAGGGTGTCACTCTCTGAGACCCTTTCGTTGTACCCTACTGTTACGGGTCGGTTGACCCGAGGGGAGTCTGGTAATTGGGAAGTGAAGTGTAATGATTCTGGAGTTAGAGTTCTGAGGGCTAAAGTGAGCGTTGGTATTGATGAATGGTTGAGATATGGTAATGGGATGGAGGAGAGAGATTTGGCTGCTTGGGAGGACATGCCTGAAAATCCAAATACGTGGTCACCTTTTCGTATTCAG GTCACTGAACTTGAAGGAGGGGGTGTAGCCATTGGATTAAACTGCTCCCACATGAATGCTGACCTAACCTCTTTAGTCCTATTCTTTAAGACTTGGACTGAGGCTCACCGTCAGCAAGCCATTGTATATCCACCAGTCTTCTCATCTGCACTCCATGGCCGAGCAGTTCCGGTTAGTGATAGTAAATCAGCTGAGCACTATGTAGCCAAGTCATTTGTAGAAGCTCCCTCGGTGAAAATGGCCTCAACCGCCTTTAAGTTCTCTAATTCAGTAATCAAAAAATGCCTATCAGAAATTCATGTTACGTGCCCTGATGCTACCCCATTTGATCTTCTAGCTGCACTCTTTTGGATACCTGTTGCGCGTTTAAATGGCTCTAAACATGACCATACACACTCCATCTCAATCTGCATAGACTTCAGGAGGCTGTTGAAAGAACCACTTTCTTATGGCTATTTTGGCAATGCACTGCATTTTTCAGTGCTGTCATTGGGGGAAAAAGATCTGATTCCTGGTGAGTTAGGACACGTGGCGGAGGCAGTGCATGGCCACATTGCAGGGATGAAGGAAGAGGAGATTTTGTCTGTGATGGATTGGCTTGAATCACGGAAGGGAGAGGGCGGGAAGTATGCACAGCCCTTTAGGATGTATGGCCCTGAACTAACCTGTGTTAGCATGGAACATATGATTAATGGGGATCAATCCTTGATGTATGCTACTATGTTTGAGGACAATGTAAGACCCGCTCATGTGGCATGCCATGTGGGGAATGTGGAGGGTGAAGGGTTGATTATGGTGATGCCTTCACCAGAAGGAGCGCTTGCACGGACGGTAATGGTAACCTTGCCAGAGGAGGAAATTGCAAAGCTATGTGAAGATGAAGCTATCTTGCGCTTGGAGCCAACAATGCTCCTGAGTGGTGGACTATAG
- the LOC18600220 gene encoding peptide-N(4)-(N-acetyl-beta-glucosaminyl)asparagine amidase produces MVAREFLVRHEDLTFAVDYDTDDGFEVFQFQLFSLTSIPPDEQKIVGEDDDRIVSDNSDLAAVSEKLRLVSIASEKEKEPEKQEETTSSGGAGAGNFHAGSSVTSDEELARMLQAEEEALLLQHYAAGQNSGPFEEKIRPYISQVLMYEDPVRQEAARKTVPVDNLEEKALVSLAKEGNLKPSKIEQDHAFLFQLLFWFKRSFSWVNAPPCDGCGNETTGQGMGNALPSEIQFGATRVELYRCNSCSRVTRFPRYNDPLKLVETRKGRCGEWANCFTLYCRAFGYESRLVLDFTDHVWTECYSEVLGRWMHLDPCEPIYDQPLLYEKGWDKKLNYVIAIAKDGVHDVTKRYTRKWHEVLSRRTIITESSLVSVLTSMRRECRRNYTSEILSVLEERDNIERETMERDLHSTDDASISLPGRQSGDKQWRIARSEHGTDSLSLSSCPVRICRDEHVTRIYNAFRAILRKFVEDSLIVSKGVEVLKILRATIVDLKKLPYKKRRASLKSNSIVGTSLVHQLLPSFGELLNAISLKSELDANGSVSVCLAGDPVKTALALPVALHALDELISDLSKCDNFSKDSLSFPLLRLNRICSGAVLASGEELPVGIATAAFDGTRMSKWEEPNGARGCWIMYKLSANMQELVAYELMSANDAPERDPMDWVVEGSNDGGSSWHVLDKQTSQVFNKRFQRKTYKIRSTGFSSNTFRFRFLAVRDIQSTSRLQVGSIDLYARES; encoded by the exons atggtGGCTCGCGAGTTCCTGGTTCGCCATGAGGACTTGACTTTCGCCGTCGATTACGACACCGACGACGGTTTCGAA GTGTTTCAGTTTCAGCTCTTCTCTCTCACTTCAATCCCTCCCGATGAGCAAAAG ATCGTCGGGGAAGATGATGATCGAATCGTATCAGACAATTCTGATCTGGCCGCCGTTTCGGAGAAGCTCCGATTGGTGTCGATCGCCTCTGAGAAGGAGAAGGAACCGGAGAAACAGGAAGAAACGACTAGTAGTGGTGGCGCCGGTGCCGGGAACTTCCATGCTGGAAGCTCCGTGACGTCCGATGAGGAATTGGCGCGAATGTTACAG GCAGAGGAAGAAGCGCTGTTGCTTCAACACTATGCAGCAGGTCAAAATAGTGGGCcatttgaagagaaaattcGGCCTTATATTAGCCAAGTTCTCATG TATGAGGATCCTGTACGCCAGGAAGCAGCTCGAAAGACAGTTCCTGTAGATAATCTTGAGGAGAAAGCATTGGTTTCTTTGGCCAAG GAGGGGAACCTTAAACCGTCAAAAATCGAACAAGATCATGCTTTCCTGTTCCAGCTGCTTTTCTGGTTCAAAAGATCCTTCAG TTGGGTTAATGCACCTCCTTGTGATGGTTGTGGCAATGAAACCACAGGTCAAGGAATGGGCAACGCACTCCCTTCAGAAATTCAGTTTGGAGCAACTAGAGTTGAACTTTATCG TTGCAATTCTTGTTCAAGAGTTACTCGGTTCCCACGCTACAATGATCCACTGAAG CTTGTAGAAACAAGGAAGGGGCGTTGTGGAGAGTGGGCCAATTGCTTCACATTGTATTGTCGTGCTTTTGGCTATGAATCTCGTCTG GTCCTGGATTTTACAGACCATGTTTGGACAGAGTGTTATTCAGAAGTTCTGGGAAG GTGGATGCATCTTGATCCTTGTGAACCAATATATGACCAGCCACTATTATATGAAAAAGG GTGggataagaaattaaattatgtaattgCCATTGCAAAAGATGGAGTTCATGATGTCACTAAACGTTACACAAGGAAGTGGCATGag GTTTTGTCTCGACGAACCATTATCACAGAGTCCTCTCTGGTATCTGTTCTCACTTCAATGAGAAGAGAATGCCGAAGAAACTATACATCTGAAATTCTTTCTGTACTTGAAGAACGTGACAACATTGAAAGGGAAACAATGGAGAGAGATTTGCATTCTACTGATGATGCTTCAATCTCGTTACCTGGGAGGCAAAGTGGGGATAAGCAATGGCGCATTGCAAGATCAGAACATGGCACTGATTCTCTCAGTTTGTCTTCTTGTCCGGTTCGTATATGCAGAGATGAGCATGTGACAAGAATCTATAATGCATTTCGTGCTATCCTTCGTAAGTTTGTTGAGGATTCTTTAATTGTATCCAAAGGTGTTGAAGTTCTCAAGATTTTAAGAGCAACGATTGTAGATCTCAAGAAATTACCTTATAAAAAAAGGAGAGCTTCTTTAAAGTCAAACTCAATTGTTGGAACGTCTTTGGTGCATCAGTTGCTGCCCTCTTTTGGTGAATTGCTCAATGCTATTTCCCTAAAGAGTGAACTGGATGCTAATGGCAGTGTCAGTGTATGCTTAGCTGGTGACCCTGTTAAAACTGCTTTAGCATTGCCTGTTGCCTTGCATGCTTTGGATGAATTGATCAGTGATCTTAGCAAATGTGACAACTTTAGTAAAGATTCTCTATCCTTTCCTCTTCTGAGATTGAACAGAATATGTTCTGGAGCAGTCCTTGCAAGTGGTGAGGAGCTTCCTGTGGGGATT GCCACAGCAGCATTTGACGGAACTCGCATGTCTAAATGGGAGGAACCTAACGGTGCTAGAG GTTGTTGGATCATGTACAAATTATCAGCCAACATGCAGGAACTTGTTGCATATGAGTTAATGTCAGCCAATGATGCTCCAGAAAGAGATCCAATGGATTG GGTAGTGGAGGGAAGTAATGATGGGGGATCTAGCTGGCATGTTTTGGATAAACAAACTTCTCAGGTGTTCAATAAACGTTTTCAACGCAAAACATATAAGATACGATCAACAGGATTCTCATCAAATACTTTCAG ATTTCGATTTTTGGCGGTAAGGGACATTCAATCAACCTCTCGGCTGCAAGTAGGTAGCATTGACCTCTATGCTAGGGAAAGTTAA
- the LOC18600221 gene encoding PITH domain-containing protein At3g04780 gives MSAVESATAIQRSQADLLDFIDWSGVECLNQNSNHSMANALKQGYREDEGLNLESDADEQLLIYIPFTQVIKLHSIVIKGSEEEGPKTVKLFSNKEHMGFSNVNDFPPSDTAVLSPDNLKGKPTVLKYVKFQNVRSLTIFIEDNQSGSEITKVQKIALHGSTVETTDMKGLKKIEEH, from the exons ATGTCTGCTGTCGAATCAGCCACTGCAATTCAAAGAAGCCAA GCTGATCTCTTGGACTTTATTGATTGGTCTGGAGTTGAATGCCTTAATCAAAACTCCAATCACTCTATGGCCAATGCTCTCAAGCAG GGTTATAGAGAAGATGAAGGCTTGAATCTAGAGAGTGATGCAGATGAACAACTTCTGATTTATATCCCCTTCACACAAGTCATTAAGCTACATTCCATTGTCATCAAGGGGTCTGAAGAGGaag GTCCAAAGACAgtgaaacttttttcaaacaaGGAACACATGGGATTTAG TAATGTCAATGACTTCCCTCCAAGTGACACTGCTGTCTTATCCCCAGATAATCTAAAG GGGAAACCAACAGTCTTGAAGTATGTCAAGTTTCAGAATGTTCGTAG CTTGACAATATTTATTGAAGACAATCAGTCCGGTTCTGAAATCACAAAAGTTCAGAAGATTGCCTTACATGGATCAAC GGTGGAAACAACAGACATGAAGGGTTTGAAGAAGATTGAGGAGCATTGA